The DNA window TAATATACTTGTCTCCATTTCTAATAGTACATAGTGACTTTTTGAATCCCATGTGTTTCAAATCTATCCGAGACTTTAAAGTATCTTTTGTTTTTCCATCAATATTCAACAATGTCCCAATAACACTTtcacaaatatttttttctatatGCATCACATCTAGATTATGCCTTAATAATATAGTTTTCCAATAAGGTAATTGGaaaaatatactttttttctTCCAATTATGTTTTTCACCTTCATTCCGCTTTCGTTTTCTTATGGTTTTACCAAAGATCACTGGTTGTATATTTTCATGTTGCGCTATGACTTCATCTCCTGTCAATGGTTGTGGTGCATGTCTAACCTCTTTTGTATTGTCAAATGAGCTCTTATTATTACGCCAAGGGTGGTTAGTAGGTAAAAATCTACGGTGACCCATGTAGCATTGCTTGAAACTATATTTTAAATGACATGAGATGGTTTCTTTGTTGCAACAAGGACAAGCTAATGATCCTTTAGTACTCCATCCAGATAGCATCCCGTAAGCTGGAAAATCATTTATAGTCCATAACAAGGCTGCATGTAATTGAAAATTACTGCTTGAAGAAACATCATAGGTTTCAATACCCACATCCCATAATTCCTTTAAGTCATCAATTAGTGGTTGAAGGTAAACATCAATATCATTTCCAGGACTAGTTGGTCCTGAAATAAGTAATGATAATAAAATTGGGTTGTTTCATACATAACCAGGGAggtaagttgtaaggaactaaaACCACAGGCCACATACTATAATTGGGGCTCATCATACCGAAGGGATTAAAACCATCTGATGCTAGACCAAGTCTTATATTACGTGCATCTGCAGAGAAAAACTTGTGTTGATCATCAAATCTTTTCCATGTCAAAGAGTCAGCTGGGTGCCTCAAAATTCCGTCATCAATTCTTTTATCTTTATGGCATTTCATGTCTTGTGCAATTTGTTTTGACATAAACAATCTTTGTAGTCTTGGTTTTATGGGAAAGTAACGAACTATCTTATTAGGGACATTATTCTTCTTCGTATTTTCTTTCCATCTACTTTTCTCACAAATAGGACATTCGTCAAGATTTTCGTAGTCTTTTCCTCTATACAAAATACAATCATTAGCACAAGCATCTATCTTGACATAATCAAGTCCAAGATCCTTTATAATCACTACGCCAAACAAGCACatagacagcgctttttttggctttaggcagcgcttaaaagcgctatcTATTCCCccgctgccgtaggtaaaggcAGCGCTTTTTTTCACCTTGAAAACGCTGCTAAAGGCACCTTTTAGTCAGCATTTTTACctataaagcgctgttaaaggcccactttagacagcgcttttatatCTAAAGTGCTGCTAAAGACCCCCTTTAGACAGCGCTattttgaaacaatttttaagaaaaagcctcttaaaagcgctgctaaaggccaccTTTAGGTAGCGCTGTCCCCACAAGCGATGCTAAAGGACCACTTTAGCCAGCGTTTTTTTCTTAAATGCGCTGTTAAAGGCCCCCTTTAGGCCGCGCTTTTCAGAAACAAAGTTTTTAAATAGCTTTTAGGCAGCGCTTCTCttttaaagcgctgtctaatgtCCACGAAATTTTTAAATGGATCTATTTAAAAAAGGCTTGCCCCAGGTTTTCACCACATTTTACACCTGTACAATATACCATTACAAATTTCAcctataaacaacaaaaaaaaaactctatttttcagagctaagatgctaagaatatattaataaacaacaacaaaattacatcCAATTCAATGAAAACAATTGCATTATCCaaaacattgttattttttaCACAAGTCAAAAGGATGCTAAATATCTACTTTTTCTTCTTGCCAGCTAACCTTTTTACCCTTCAATATCCTGCAATTGCATCAAATTAACCATTAtaatcacaaaacagaataacagaaaaccaaaaacaaaataatataaaggtGAAAAACATTCTACATTAGTGTATATAAAACCATTCTACATTTTCCACGAATGTATTTCAAACGGCCTACATATCACTAAATAATCTATGTAGATAAATCAAATATTGCAACATGCACTTGGCTatactcaaaattctcatcaattatAGTAAGATTTCAGTATACCTATACAACTTTCAACCCAATCATGAATTGACACCATTCCTCCTTAAGTTCATCCAACTTAGATTTTGAGTAAGTAGCACACTTGAAGTCATCAAAATActacaaaataatataacatggtatgtttaagttaaaactatttaattatatgagaaatatgtgttaaatattaaaataactctTAAGTTAGAAATCCATACCTTGGACGGAATCTCTATTTGATTCGAAAGaagaatttctttcataaactgcAACATGTAAAAACCGCAATCTACTTCATTACGCTGCCCAGGATACTACACATGGAAAGAAAATATGGATAAGGCCTAAGTTTTATCACGTATATATCATCACtatttatataatcaaaattgtgataattaattaatatacctCCACTTGAATCCATGTGATGTTGTTGGCTTTACTCTTTGGTACTTGACTTCCTCTTTGTGCTCGAAAAACTTGTATAACGCTA is part of the Vicia villosa cultivar HV-30 ecotype Madison, WI linkage group LG2, Vvil1.0, whole genome shotgun sequence genome and encodes:
- the LOC131652075 gene encoding uncharacterized protein LOC131652075; amino-acid sequence: MDKKWMNVDRRSKEYENGVLEFVKFAVEHVKDVGRMKCPCLGCCYGGPVSTYEAMKKLVDTVIQVFRAQRGSQVPKSKANNITWIQVEYPGQRNEVDCGFYMLQFMKEILLSNQIEIPSKYFDDFKCATYSKSKLDELKEEWCQFMIGLKVV